One Vallitalea pronyensis genomic region harbors:
- the argB gene encoding acetylglutamate kinase, with protein MQEYIEKAKVLVEALPYIKEFSGKIVVIKYGGSAMVDERIKASVIQDIVLMKLVGLKPVIVHGGGKEISAMLSKIGKESLFVNGLRVTDLETAEVAEMVLSGKVNKDIVQLIQNHDLDAVGISGKDAKTLKVSKKEIDGYDVGYVGDIDKVNTGLIETLLNHDFIPVIAPVGTDDQGDTYNINADYAASAIAGALSAEKLIFLTDVEGILRDVKDSASLISRIPVQDVPKLIDEDIISGGMIPKAECCAWGIKQGVKRVHILDGRLEHSVLLEVFTKKGIGTMFLS; from the coding sequence ATGCAGGAATATATTGAGAAGGCTAAGGTGCTTGTGGAGGCGTTGCCATATATTAAGGAATTTAGTGGTAAGATTGTTGTGATTAAGTATGGTGGGAGTGCCATGGTGGATGAGAGGATTAAGGCTTCTGTGATACAGGATATTGTGTTGATGAAGTTGGTTGGGCTTAAGCCTGTGATTGTTCATGGTGGTGGTAAGGAGATTAGTGCTATGCTCAGCAAGATTGGTAAGGAGAGCTTGTTTGTGAATGGGCTTCGTGTAACGGATTTAGAGACGGCTGAGGTTGCAGAGATGGTATTGTCCGGTAAGGTGAATAAGGATATTGTTCAGTTGATACAGAATCATGATTTGGATGCTGTTGGCATCAGTGGTAAGGATGCAAAGACGTTGAAGGTATCCAAGAAAGAGATTGATGGTTATGATGTGGGTTATGTAGGGGATATTGATAAGGTGAATACGGGTCTTATTGAGACCTTGCTCAACCATGATTTTATTCCTGTGATTGCGCCAGTAGGTACGGACGATCAAGGTGATACCTATAACATTAATGCAGATTATGCAGCCAGTGCCATTGCTGGAGCCTTATCAGCAGAGAAACTTATTTTCTTAACAGATGTTGAAGGTATTTTAAGAGATGTGAAAGACAGCGCATCCCTTATATCACGTATTCCCGTACAAGATGTACCCAAGTTGATCGATGAAGATATCATCAGTGGTGGGATGATTCCTAAGGCAGAGTGCTGCGCTTGGGGGATTAAGCAGGGTGTTAAGCGTGTACATATTTTAGATGGACGTTTAGAGCACAGTGTACTTCTAGAGGTTTTTACTAAAAAAGGTATTGGAACCATGTTTCTAAGTTGA
- the argJ gene encoding bifunctional ornithine acetyltransferase/N-acetylglutamate synthase — translation MKIIKGGVTAAKGYLATGGHCGAKRKNKDLALLQSIKPAHMAAVFTTNQVKAAPVLWNKAVYDMEKDIKAIVVNSGNANACTGEQGMMDAKKMAVTTADVLNIQEEEVLVASTGVIGVPLPIDKISQGIHDLVGTMSSTLEAGNHAAHAILTTDTYTKELAVVMHIGGKEVTIGGMAKGSGMIHPNMATMLSFITTDVNITQKLFRQALAETVEDTYNMISVDGDTSTNDMVLALANGQADNPIIDCVGEDYTVFKEALHELNETLAKLIVADGEGVTKCIEVSVKGAKCKEDARLLSKSVITSNLVKTAFFGEDANWGRILCAMGYAGVTFDPNKVSLCYSSDKGTILLVDQGVPIRFSEEKASEIMSERNIGVEIVLQEGMEGAKAWGCDLSYEYVRINGEYRT, via the coding sequence ATGAAGATAATAAAAGGCGGTGTAACGGCAGCAAAAGGTTACCTGGCAACTGGTGGTCATTGCGGTGCAAAGCGTAAAAATAAAGATCTTGCACTATTGCAAAGTATCAAACCAGCCCATATGGCTGCAGTATTTACCACAAATCAAGTGAAAGCAGCCCCTGTGCTATGGAATAAAGCTGTCTACGATATGGAGAAAGATATAAAAGCCATTGTGGTAAACAGTGGAAATGCCAATGCGTGTACAGGTGAGCAGGGCATGATGGATGCGAAGAAAATGGCTGTAACCACAGCAGATGTATTGAACATACAGGAGGAAGAAGTATTAGTGGCCTCAACAGGTGTCATTGGTGTTCCCCTTCCTATTGATAAAATCAGTCAGGGCATTCATGACTTAGTTGGGACCATGAGTAGTACATTAGAAGCTGGAAATCATGCGGCCCATGCTATTCTTACAACGGATACCTATACAAAAGAGTTAGCTGTGGTGATGCATATAGGCGGAAAAGAGGTAACCATAGGCGGTATGGCAAAAGGGTCAGGTATGATACACCCTAATATGGCGACCATGTTATCCTTTATTACCACAGATGTTAACATCACACAAAAACTGTTTAGACAGGCTTTAGCAGAGACTGTAGAGGATACGTATAACATGATTTCTGTGGATGGTGATACCAGTACTAATGATATGGTCTTAGCGCTTGCAAATGGGCAGGCAGATAACCCAATCATTGATTGTGTTGGAGAAGATTATACGGTATTTAAAGAAGCACTCCATGAACTAAATGAGACGTTAGCCAAGTTAATTGTAGCTGATGGTGAAGGTGTAACCAAGTGTATTGAAGTATCCGTAAAAGGTGCCAAGTGCAAGGAAGATGCAAGGTTGTTAAGCAAATCGGTGATTACATCGAATCTGGTTAAGACGGCATTTTTTGGAGAGGATGCCAATTGGGGAAGGATTTTATGTGCGATGGGTTATGCGGGCGTTACGTTTGACCCGAATAAAGTGAGTTTGTGTTATAGCAGTGATAAAGGGACGATTCTGTTGGTTGATCAGGGTGTTCCTATTCGGTTTAGTGAGGAGAAGGCTTCGGAGATTATGAGTGAGAGGAACATTGGTGTGGAGATTGTGTTGCAGGAAGGTATGGAGGGGGCTAAGGCTTGGGGTTGTGATTTGAGTTATGAGTATGTGAGGATTAATGGGGAGTATAGGACTTGA
- the argC gene encoding N-acetyl-gamma-glutamyl-phosphate reductase produces the protein MIKAGIIGASGYAGQELMRLLVQHPECEIEAITSKTYKDKSFHQIYGNFMGITSKSCQALDMAHMAKEVDVLFIALPHGIASNQLTASILKDTKVIDLGADYRLKSQATYEKWYGVSHGSPDLLKQAVYGLCELNRDAIKQSTLIGNPGCYTTCSILTLAPLVKEKMIDVTSIIIDAKSGVSGAGRALHLGTHFTECNETIKAYKIAAHRHTPEIEQALSDDEQEVTLSFTPHLVPMNRGILVTAYAKLLKGYTYDDIKAVYEQYYHEEKFVRLLPQGIFPETKWVKGSNYCDINFEIDERTGRIILLGAIDNLIKGAAGQAVQNMNILFGLEEDTGINMIPAFPI, from the coding sequence ATGATAAAAGCTGGAATAATCGGAGCTTCAGGGTATGCAGGTCAAGAATTAATGCGACTATTGGTTCAGCACCCTGAGTGTGAAATAGAAGCCATTACATCAAAGACCTATAAAGATAAATCATTTCATCAAATTTATGGTAATTTTATGGGGATTACATCCAAGTCTTGCCAAGCATTAGACATGGCTCATATGGCAAAAGAAGTGGATGTATTGTTTATCGCTTTGCCTCATGGGATAGCATCTAATCAATTAACAGCATCCATATTAAAGGATACAAAAGTTATTGACTTAGGGGCGGATTATCGATTAAAAAGTCAGGCGACTTATGAAAAATGGTATGGTGTAAGCCATGGAAGTCCAGATTTATTAAAGCAGGCTGTTTATGGTCTATGTGAATTAAATCGTGATGCAATTAAGCAATCAACGTTAATAGGGAACCCAGGTTGTTATACAACATGCAGTATTTTGACCCTAGCACCGTTAGTAAAAGAAAAGATGATTGATGTCACATCCATCATTATTGATGCCAAGTCTGGTGTATCAGGAGCAGGTCGAGCACTTCACCTTGGCACACATTTTACAGAATGTAATGAAACCATCAAAGCCTATAAAATTGCAGCCCATCGCCATACACCAGAAATTGAGCAGGCACTGTCAGATGATGAACAGGAAGTAACTCTATCCTTTACACCACATCTTGTACCCATGAATAGGGGTATACTTGTCACAGCTTATGCCAAGCTATTAAAAGGATATACGTATGACGACATCAAAGCAGTCTATGAGCAGTATTATCATGAAGAAAAATTTGTCCGTTTACTGCCACAAGGGATATTCCCGGAAACGAAATGGGTGAAAGGTTCTAACTACTGTGATATCAATTTTGAAATCGATGAAAGAACAGGAAGAATTATTTTACTAGGTGCAATTGATAACCTAATAAAAGGTGCAGCAGGGCAAGCTGTACAAAACATGAATATACTCTTTGGTTTAGAAGAAGATACAGGTATCAACATGATACCAGCCTTTCCAATCTAG
- the cls gene encoding cardiolipin synthase encodes MTNEFVFTLSYSFILFILLNLVLTAIIITLERKSPTTTLAWLFFMILLPGIGFLFYLLFSQNISKRKIFKYTLEETETYQSLLNYQREQFEDNTFRFHDLSMAKYTDMILFHNKLSDSFYSQDNHVEIMTDGRKKFDVLFDEISKAKHHIHVEYYIMKNDDISQDLYALLEEKAKEGVIVRLLGDHIGCRHISNSTIKSLIKAGVQFAQFFPSRFMLINAKANYRNHRKIVVIDGKVGFIGGFNVGDEYLGLYKKFGYWRDTHLKIIGSAVIGLQLRFLLDWRLASKKTFEISSEYFKDIYDRSDGKIGMQIVSSGPDSINEQVKQGYIKMIASAKKTILIQTPYFIPDDSIMESLKIAAVSGVDVRIMIPNKPDHMFVYWATYSYIGELIRYGAKAYTYENGFLHSKVIAIDGEISSVGTCNFDIRSFKLNFEVNAFIYDKKATHQLEQTFYNDLPLCREITKEIYKNRSQWIKTKETVSRLFSPVL; translated from the coding sequence ATGACGAATGAGTTTGTCTTTACTTTAAGTTATAGCTTTATCCTATTTATTTTACTGAATTTGGTCCTTACAGCCATTATTATTACATTAGAAAGGAAATCGCCGACTACCACTTTGGCTTGGCTCTTTTTCATGATTTTATTGCCGGGTATAGGTTTCCTCTTTTATCTGCTCTTCTCTCAAAACATATCCAAACGTAAAATCTTCAAATATACTTTAGAAGAAACAGAGACCTATCAGTCTTTACTTAATTACCAGAGAGAGCAATTCGAGGATAATACTTTTCGGTTTCATGATTTATCCATGGCAAAATATACAGATATGATTCTTTTTCACAATAAGTTAAGTGATTCATTTTACTCCCAAGATAATCATGTGGAAATCATGACAGATGGTCGTAAGAAATTTGATGTTTTATTTGACGAAATTAGTAAAGCTAAGCATCACATACATGTGGAATATTATATTATGAAAAATGATGACATCAGCCAAGACCTCTATGCACTCTTAGAGGAAAAAGCCAAGGAAGGCGTCATCGTCAGACTGCTTGGTGATCACATTGGTTGTCGTCATATTTCAAACAGCACCATTAAGTCCTTAATAAAAGCAGGCGTACAATTTGCACAGTTTTTCCCATCTCGATTCATGCTCATCAATGCTAAAGCCAATTACAGAAACCATCGAAAAATTGTAGTCATTGATGGTAAGGTTGGTTTTATCGGGGGTTTTAACGTAGGTGATGAGTACTTAGGGCTTTATAAGAAGTTTGGCTATTGGCGGGATACACATTTAAAAATAATAGGTAGTGCTGTCATTGGCTTGCAGCTTCGCTTTTTATTGGATTGGCGACTGGCTTCTAAAAAAACATTCGAAATATCCTCAGAGTACTTTAAAGATATTTACGACCGTAGTGATGGCAAAATTGGTATGCAAATCGTATCCAGTGGACCAGATTCCATCAACGAACAAGTGAAACAAGGTTACATTAAAATGATTGCATCAGCAAAGAAAACCATTCTCATACAAACACCTTACTTCATACCCGATGACAGCATTATGGAATCCCTTAAAATTGCTGCTGTATCTGGTGTGGATGTCCGTATCATGATTCCAAATAAACCGGATCATATGTTTGTCTATTGGGCAACTTATTCCTATATTGGCGAACTGATAAGATATGGTGCAAAAGCTTATACCTATGAAAACGGCTTTCTACACAGTAAAGTGATTGCCATTGATGGTGAAATATCTTCCGTTGGTACTTGTAATTTTGATATACGCAGCTTCAAGCTTAACTTTGAAGTGAATGCTTTTATATACGATAAAAAAGCAACCCATCAATTGGAACAAACATTCTATAACGACTTACCCCTTTGTCGAGAAATTACCAAAGAGATCTATAAAAATCGGTCTCAATGGATTAAAACAAAAGAAACCGTCTCCCGTTTATTTTCACCTGTATTATAA
- a CDS encoding argininosuccinate synthase — protein MNTHEQNKKKVVLAYSGGLDTTVIIHWLKANYDYEVIAVCVDVGQGKELDGLEERALNSGASKLYIEHVVEDFVDDYVVPTIKSGAVYEGKYLLGTSMARPIISKRLVDIALEEGAEAICHGATGKGNDQVRFELTIKALAPHLKIIAPWRIWDITSREDALDYCEKHHIPVPMKKNNSYSRDRNIWHVSHEGLDLELPEQEPQFDSLLQMSVTPEKAPDEATYIDLAFDKGVPTALNGETMSCTEILTALNDIGGKNGIGIIDIVENRVVGMKSRGVYETPGGTILYYAHRELEYLCLDKQTLAYKEMMSVKFAELVYSGEWFTPLREGLTAFVDSTQETVTGTVKLKLYKGNIQSAGATSPYSLYNESIASFTTGELYNHKDAEGFINLFGLPLKVRAMMLKSHGLSI, from the coding sequence ATGAATACACACGAACAAAATAAAAAGAAGGTTGTACTGGCGTACTCCGGTGGTCTTGATACAACCGTTATTATACATTGGCTCAAGGCAAACTACGATTATGAAGTAATTGCTGTATGCGTGGATGTAGGTCAAGGAAAAGAATTGGATGGTTTGGAAGAGAGAGCTCTTAACTCTGGTGCCAGTAAATTATACATTGAACATGTGGTAGAAGATTTCGTCGATGACTATGTGGTACCAACCATTAAATCAGGTGCAGTATATGAAGGTAAATACTTGCTAGGTACGTCCATGGCAAGACCTATTATATCTAAACGCCTAGTGGACATTGCTCTAGAAGAAGGTGCCGAAGCCATCTGTCATGGTGCTACTGGAAAAGGAAATGACCAAGTTCGTTTTGAGTTGACCATCAAAGCATTAGCACCACACCTAAAAATTATTGCTCCATGGCGTATCTGGGATATTACATCCCGTGAAGATGCTCTTGACTATTGTGAGAAACATCATATTCCTGTACCCATGAAGAAAAATAATAGCTACAGTCGTGACCGTAACATTTGGCATGTGAGCCATGAAGGTCTTGACCTGGAGTTACCGGAGCAAGAACCTCAATTTGACTCTTTATTACAAATGTCCGTAACGCCAGAAAAAGCACCAGATGAAGCTACATATATCGATTTAGCATTTGATAAAGGGGTGCCAACAGCATTAAATGGCGAAACCATGAGCTGTACGGAGATTCTAACAGCCCTTAATGACATCGGTGGTAAAAACGGTATTGGCATTATCGATATTGTGGAAAACCGTGTGGTAGGTATGAAATCAAGAGGTGTCTACGAGACACCTGGTGGTACAATCCTCTACTATGCACATCGAGAATTGGAATACCTCTGCTTAGATAAACAAACATTGGCTTATAAAGAAATGATGAGTGTGAAGTTTGCAGAGCTTGTATACAGTGGTGAATGGTTTACCCCTCTTCGTGAAGGTTTAACTGCTTTTGTTGATAGTACACAAGAAACAGTCACAGGAACCGTTAAATTGAAGCTATACAAAGGTAACATTCAATCCGCTGGTGCCACGTCACCTTATTCATTATACAATGAAAGTATTGCTAGTTTCACAACAGGTGAATTATACAATCATAAGGACGCAGAAGGCTTCATTAATTTATTCGGTCTTCCATTAAAAGTAAGAGCGATGATGTTAAAAAGCCATGGCTTAAGTATTTAG
- the argH gene encoding argininosuccinate lyase: protein MMKLWGGRFAKSTDIMVDDFNSSIRFDKRLYKQDIKGSIAHVTMLGKQGIIAKEEADTIQGGLEELLIDIELDKVAFDIEAEDIHMNVEKLLIERIGNVAKKLHTGRSRNDQVTLDMRMYVKDEIGVLQAQLKELLHTLIHLAEDNVDTIMPGYTHLQKAQPITFAHHLMAYFEMFKRDMERLEDTYKRTNSLPLGAGALATTTYPLDREYVAELLDFDRICLNSIDAVSDRDYCLELMNGLSMLMMHLSRFSEEIILWCSHEFQFIELDDAFSTGSSIMPQKKNPDIAELVRGKAGRVFGSQFGLLTTMKALPLAYNKDMQEDKEATFDAIDTVKMCLPVFTKMLSTITVNKQNMYESAGGGFTNATDAADYLVKKNVPFRDAHAIVGQLVLYCVQNNTTLENMDLEAYKAISPIFEEDIYNAISLETCVNKRNVLGGPSKTMMEQVIAMNTEYLNQLKV from the coding sequence ATCATGAAACTCTGGGGTGGACGATTTGCAAAATCAACGGATATCATGGTAGATGATTTCAATTCATCGATCCGATTTGATAAACGTCTTTACAAACAGGATATAAAAGGCAGTATTGCTCATGTGACCATGCTTGGCAAACAAGGCATTATTGCCAAAGAAGAGGCTGATACCATTCAAGGAGGTCTTGAAGAACTCTTAATCGATATTGAGTTGGATAAAGTAGCCTTTGATATAGAAGCCGAAGACATTCATATGAATGTTGAAAAATTACTCATTGAACGTATCGGTAATGTGGCTAAGAAACTCCATACAGGACGTAGCCGTAACGACCAAGTCACCTTGGATATGCGTATGTATGTAAAAGATGAAATAGGTGTTTTACAAGCACAATTAAAAGAGCTTTTACATACACTCATTCACCTAGCTGAAGATAATGTGGATACGATTATGCCAGGCTATACACACCTTCAGAAGGCTCAGCCTATTACATTTGCTCATCATTTGATGGCTTATTTTGAGATGTTCAAACGTGATATGGAACGTCTAGAAGATACCTATAAACGTACCAATTCATTACCACTAGGTGCAGGTGCTTTAGCTACAACCACCTACCCTCTTGATCGTGAATATGTTGCCGAACTTCTTGATTTTGATCGTATATGTCTAAACAGTATTGATGCAGTATCCGATAGGGATTATTGTTTAGAATTAATGAATGGGTTATCCATGCTGATGATGCACCTTAGCCGTTTTTCTGAAGAGATTATCCTTTGGTGTTCCCATGAATTCCAATTCATTGAGTTAGATGATGCATTCAGTACAGGAAGCAGCATCATGCCTCAAAAGAAAAATCCCGATATTGCAGAATTGGTTCGTGGAAAAGCTGGTCGTGTATTTGGTTCACAATTTGGCCTCTTAACGACCATGAAGGCACTTCCTCTAGCTTACAACAAAGACATGCAAGAAGACAAAGAGGCTACCTTTGATGCCATTGACACGGTTAAAATGTGTCTACCAGTCTTCACAAAGATGTTAAGCACCATTACCGTTAACAAACAGAATATGTATGAAAGTGCTGGCGGCGGTTTTACCAATGCCACAGATGCAGCAGACTATTTGGTCAAGAAAAACGTGCCTTTTAGAGATGCTCATGCCATTGTGGGCCAGCTGGTACTCTACTGTGTCCAAAACAACACCACTTTAGAAAACATGGATCTTGAAGCATATAAAGCCATCTCCCCTATTTTTGAAGAAGATATCTACAATGCCATATCCCTAGAGACGTGTGTAAATAAAAGGAATGTTCTAGGGGGTCCTTCTAAAACCATGATGGAACAGGTTATCGCCATGAACACGGAATACTTAAATCAACTTAAGGTGTGA
- a CDS encoding threonine aldolase family protein produces MYSKLAESYKNTTYKLDGHGARDMKVLKNAFDSVDSNTRADAYGKGAVINDFEAKMAHMLGKEKAVFFPSGTMAQQIALRMWCDEEEIHQVAYHPLCHLELYEEDGLKVLHPIESVLLGEKDRVLTLKDLMALDTDISTLVIELPQRGIGGQCPTWDELNAILDYCKKKVIKTHLDGARLWEVSPYYDKSLSDICAGFDSVYVSFYKGLGGIAGAILAGPDAFMEKSKVWKRRYGGDLISLYPYIVSAAYYLDQRLDKMPLYYEQAKVLAGYYNRMKSVYTVPEIPVSNMFHVYFHKDAEQVVHAIVQVMDKYNVGITPYIIENKDQDCMFEMAVGDAYQDIPKETLEACLLELDTILST; encoded by the coding sequence ATGTATAGTAAATTAGCAGAATCATATAAAAACACCACATATAAGCTCGATGGACATGGAGCACGTGATATGAAGGTATTGAAAAATGCTTTTGATAGCGTGGATTCAAATACCAGAGCGGATGCTTATGGAAAAGGTGCAGTCATCAATGACTTTGAAGCTAAGATGGCCCATATGTTAGGTAAAGAAAAAGCAGTATTTTTTCCTAGTGGTACCATGGCCCAGCAGATAGCGCTTCGCATGTGGTGCGATGAGGAAGAGATCCATCAAGTAGCTTATCATCCACTGTGTCACCTTGAGTTATATGAAGAAGATGGATTAAAGGTATTACATCCTATCGAATCGGTGTTGTTAGGTGAGAAAGACCGTGTGTTGACGTTAAAGGACTTAATGGCGCTAGATACTGATATTTCTACATTGGTCATTGAATTGCCACAGAGAGGTATTGGAGGACAATGCCCAACATGGGATGAATTAAATGCCATATTGGATTATTGTAAAAAGAAAGTCATAAAAACTCATCTGGATGGTGCCAGACTATGGGAAGTATCACCCTATTATGATAAAAGTCTTAGTGACATATGTGCAGGATTTGACAGTGTGTATGTCTCGTTTTACAAAGGGTTAGGGGGTATAGCAGGGGCTATCTTAGCAGGACCTGATGCATTTATGGAGAAGTCTAAGGTATGGAAAAGAAGATATGGCGGCGATCTCATTAGTCTTTACCCTTATATTGTGAGTGCTGCGTATTATCTCGACCAAAGATTAGATAAAATGCCGCTATATTATGAACAAGCAAAAGTGCTAGCAGGTTATTACAATCGCATGAAAAGCGTCTATACGGTGCCAGAAATTCCCGTCTCCAATATGTTTCATGTCTATTTCCATAAAGATGCAGAACAAGTGGTGCATGCAATCGTTCAAGTAATGGATAAATATAACGTAGGTATTACCCCCTATATCATAGAGAATAAAGACCAAGACTGTATGTTTGAGATGGCTGTTGGTGATGCCTATCAGGATATACCAAAAGAAACCCTAGAAGCTTGTTTACTTGAATTAGATACAATCTTATCCACGTAA
- the sigZ gene encoding RNA polymerase sigma factor SigZ → MEDRVKSIWNAFSRELYKYVRSKVNSDYDAEDILQDIFIKIHKNIDKVNEQSKLKAWLYKIARNTIIDYYRKNKGRTVDIGSIDKVLEEDDDAHNMNKEISRCLKKMIEELPEKYQQVIELYDIQGMKHKEISEKLGLSLSGSKMRVHRGKELLKQILLACCDFELDKYGNILDYTQKSLVCKRCDNQCE, encoded by the coding sequence ATGGAAGATAGGGTTAAAAGTATCTGGAATGCATTCAGTCGTGAACTCTACAAATATGTGCGGAGTAAGGTAAATAGTGACTATGATGCAGAGGACATTCTTCAAGATATCTTTATTAAAATACACAAGAATATCGATAAAGTAAATGAACAATCTAAGCTAAAAGCTTGGTTATATAAAATAGCAAGAAACACAATCATTGATTACTATAGAAAGAATAAGGGAAGAACTGTTGATATTGGGTCTATTGATAAAGTGCTAGAGGAAGATGATGACGCTCACAATATGAACAAAGAAATAAGCAGGTGTCTAAAAAAAATGATAGAAGAACTTCCCGAAAAATATCAACAGGTTATTGAACTTTATGATATACAAGGCATGAAGCATAAAGAGATTTCAGAAAAACTGGGTCTATCCCTATCAGGCTCAAAAATGCGAGTGCATCGGGGAAAAGAATTATTAAAACAGATTTTGCTTGCATGTTGTGATTTTGAATTAGACAAATATGGTAATATCCTTGATTACACACAGAAGAGTTTGGTGTGTAAAAGATGTGATAATCAGTGTGAATAA